Below is a window of Arthrobacter sp. SLBN-112 DNA.
AGCGATGCACACGCACCTGGGCAGCTGGACTTCCTGCAGTACGGCGCCGAACGGGCGGCCCGAAACAACGTTCCGACTGAGCGGATCATCACCACCTGGCCGGTGAACAAGCTGCTGGCCTGGGCAGGTTCGAAGTAGTCAACGACGGTCATCGGCAGGCGCACTGTCGGGCACAGACATGTCCGATTCCCGCCAGCCGGGCTCCGGCGCCGCCGCTACATTTGGTTCATGCCCTCAACCAGCCCCGCGCGCGAACCCCTCACTCCCCCAGCTGCCGCAGCCGCCCCGGTGAAGGCCCTCGGCGTGGCGGCCATGGCGGTCACAGTGCTGCTGTGGGCCTCGGCGTTCGTGGGAATCCGGGCGATCGGCCCCCATTTTTCCCCCGGCTCCCTGACGCTGGGCAGGCTGGCGATCGCCGCCGTCGTCCTGGCCTTCCTGGTCCTGCCGCAACTCCTGAGGAGCCGCCTGCTGCCCCGGGGACGGGAGTGGCTGCCCATCCTCGCCTACGGAGTGATGTGGTTCGGTGGCTACAACGTGGCGCTGAACGCCGCCGAGCACATCCTGGACGCAGGCACCAGCGCCCTGCTGATCAACGTCAATCCCATCCTGGTGGCGATCATGGCCGGTATCTTCCTGAAGGAAGGTTTTCCGCGCTGGCTGCTGATCGGCAGCACGGTGGCCTTCGCCGGCGTCGCGATGATTGCCATCGGCTCGGGACAGCCGCGCACCCCGGGCGGGAGTACGACGGCGGACCTCGCCGGTGTGGCGCTGTGCCTCCTTGCCGCGGTACTCGCCGCAGTGAGCGTCATCATCCAGAAGCCGGTGGTGCGGAAGTTACCCGCGGCGCAGGCCACCTGGTTCGGCATCGTGGTGGGGGCGCTGTGCTGCCTGCCCTTTGCCGGGCAGCTCGCGGCCGAGGTGCAGGCCGCCCCGCCGCAGGCCACCTGGGGGCTGGTGTACCTGGGCGTCTTTCCCACCGCAATCGCGTTCACCACATGGGCCTACGCATTGTCCCTGGTGGACGCCGGAAAGCTGGCTGCCACCACCTACCTGGTTCCCGGAACCACGGTCCTCATCTCCTGGCTCGTGCTTGGCGAGATCCCGACGGCCTGGGGGCTGGCGGGCGGCCTTGTGTGCCTGGTGGGCGTTGGCCTGACCCGGCGAAGGACCCGGGCAGCCCGCGGGCAGCACCGGCCGCTTCGGGGCTAGAGTCGACCTATGCCAGCCAGCCTGCCGCCGGGCCTGCCGATCGTCCCCTCCGGTCCGGACGGAGCCGCCCCGCATGAACCCGCCACGGACGGGCGCTCCGGATTCGCCATGTCTCCGGACGAGTTCGAGACGGCCGTCCAGGACGCGTTGGACAGCATTCCTGACCGCCTGGCCCGCGCCATGGACAACGTGGCCGTCTTCATCGAGGACGACTATGTCCCTGGCCCCGGGGAAGATCCGGAGGCGGTGCTGCTGGGACTCTACGAAGGGGTACCGCTGACTGAACGCGACTCGTGGTGGGACGCCGGCTCCCTGCCGGACCGCATCACCATCTTCCGCGAACCCATCCTGGAGATCTGCGACTCCCGGGAGGACGTGATCCACGAAGTGGCCGTGACCGTTGTGCACGAGATCGCCCACCACTTCGGCATTTCCGATGCCCGGCTGCACGAGCTGGGCTGGGGCTGAGCCAGCTCCGGCCCGCGCTTGACCGCACGACACGCTGCCTCCACCAACGCCGTAAATGACATTCTTGTGGTTTATGTTATTGATGTGACTGCTGTTGCCAATGTGCAGCCAGTCACGTAACCTCGGACTGCTGGCGAGCAGCTGAGGGGTACCGTCGTGCCGCATCCAGAACCTCACTCCCAGCCATATTGTTGCGAGGTCTCTGCACATGGTTTTATCCGGATCCGGCCGCAAAACGGCCGTGCTGTGCGCCGCCGTCGTACTTTTTGCCTCCGTCGCAACACCCGCAGCTGCTGTACCGGCACCTTCCGCGCCCCT
It encodes the following:
- a CDS encoding DMT family transporter; translated protein: MPSTSPAREPLTPPAAAAAPVKALGVAAMAVTVLLWASAFVGIRAIGPHFSPGSLTLGRLAIAAVVLAFLVLPQLLRSRLLPRGREWLPILAYGVMWFGGYNVALNAAEHILDAGTSALLINVNPILVAIMAGIFLKEGFPRWLLIGSTVAFAGVAMIAIGSGQPRTPGGSTTADLAGVALCLLAAVLAAVSVIIQKPVVRKLPAAQATWFGIVVGALCCLPFAGQLAAEVQAAPPQATWGLVYLGVFPTAIAFTTWAYALSLVDAGKLAATTYLVPGTTVLISWLVLGEIPTAWGLAGGLVCLVGVGLTRRRTRAARGQHRPLRG
- a CDS encoding metallopeptidase family protein, which gives rise to MPASLPPGLPIVPSGPDGAAPHEPATDGRSGFAMSPDEFETAVQDALDSIPDRLARAMDNVAVFIEDDYVPGPGEDPEAVLLGLYEGVPLTERDSWWDAGSLPDRITIFREPILEICDSREDVIHEVAVTVVHEIAHHFGISDARLHELGWG